One stretch of Chloroflexota bacterium DNA includes these proteins:
- a CDS encoding GAF domain-containing protein codes for MAAVRGFSERFASTTESWTRRLWTDLALTTKMILIVVAALLVLAGSFGYLGVHATRSNTQQALQERVALAQLAASHLDSVFAHIERMMVSIAALLAPEGSQSDLTGSKLLGQHAAYQQLILFSQQIFLLNNRGEIVQAEPADPMPDLIPLTSVPSIQSTLQTGRFAVSGLVSLATGQRPTALVSVPIRNGAGTIIGALAISLDLESPEMNAFLQPVSLGETGYMEVVDSNGVILLSTRPDRVLRQSDHRGSLANMIQERKPMVAVCHDCHQTPRGEAPRPEVMAFAPLTRVDWGVVVRQHQEEAFAAARQLQERVVILGVVALLLALVMVWMITRSVVAPLKLLTGAAQRIAQGDLDTPIHCGRGDEIGALAEAFDHMRTRLRDFMDEIQAWNRELDKRVRERTAALMAAQAEAQQARDYLQAIIDGLSDELVVVDRDFRVRLANAAVQKRWNGQEPVLGQRCWVVNHDGRPCQPPHCECPVREVMKSGKPVRVTHFHEQGEMEGEGRYVDIVASPLHDHRGDMSGVIELLRDVTEEMRMKQALVRRNKELSALNAIAAIVSRSLDLQEILDMALDKVLELTDVDAGAVFLREDGNDDLALAAHRGLGAAAAEALRREWIDASRTGAMETDRPVVMSQPPRPQGATEGDLDSNGLRSVVYVPLIAKGTALGIMCVGTREPRDLANEVELLRALGRQIAVGVENATLYADVRRKEQMRGELLKKIITAQEEERKRIARELHDETSQALTAIVMNCAALEQVIPKGLEDFKTKLSVVRTTAARSLRNLRTLIFDLRPEALDDLGLELAIRGHAKERLEDAGIHTRVHVVNLPDRLPSEVETTVFRLVQEGIANIVRHAQASEARIHLELVNGHLQLVVEDNGRGFDPRKTMTAEGGNGWGLRGMEERVTLLDGEMRIESSPGKGTRILVKIPLEG; via the coding sequence ATGGCGGCAGTGAGAGGGTTTTCAGAACGATTCGCTTCTACCACGGAGTCGTGGACCCGCCGCTTGTGGACGGATCTGGCGCTGACGACGAAGATGATCCTGATCGTGGTGGCTGCTCTACTGGTCCTGGCGGGGAGCTTCGGCTACCTGGGGGTGCACGCGACCCGGAGCAACACCCAACAGGCCCTGCAGGAGCGGGTGGCGCTGGCCCAACTGGCCGCCAGCCACCTGGACTCCGTGTTCGCTCACATCGAGCGCATGATGGTCAGCATCGCGGCCCTTCTGGCCCCGGAGGGATCTCAATCCGATCTGACGGGATCGAAGCTGCTCGGACAGCACGCCGCCTACCAACAGTTGATCCTGTTCAGCCAACAGATCTTCCTGCTGAACAACCGGGGCGAGATCGTGCAGGCGGAGCCCGCAGACCCTATGCCGGACCTCATCCCCCTGACCTCCGTGCCCTCCATCCAGAGCACCCTGCAGACGGGCCGCTTCGCCGTCTCCGGGCTCGTCTCGCTGGCCACGGGACAACGCCCCACGGCGCTGGTCAGCGTACCGATCCGCAACGGCGCGGGGACGATCATCGGCGCGCTGGCCATCAGCCTGGATCTGGAAAGCCCCGAGATGAACGCCTTCCTGCAGCCGGTGTCTCTGGGGGAAACGGGATACATGGAGGTCGTCGACAGCAATGGGGTGATCCTGCTGAGCACGCGCCCGGATCGGGTGCTCCGCCAGAGCGACCACAGGGGCAGCCTGGCCAACATGATCCAGGAGAGGAAGCCCATGGTCGCCGTATGCCATGACTGCCACCAGACGCCCCGTGGCGAGGCCCCGCGGCCGGAGGTCATGGCCTTCGCACCGCTGACCCGGGTGGATTGGGGGGTGGTGGTGCGACAGCATCAGGAGGAGGCCTTCGCCGCCGCACGTCAGCTACAGGAGCGCGTCGTCATCCTTGGCGTGGTGGCCCTGCTGCTCGCCCTGGTGATGGTGTGGATGATCACCCGCAGCGTCGTCGCCCCCCTGAAACTCCTCACCGGGGCCGCGCAGCGCATCGCACAGGGCGACCTGGATACCCCCATCCACTGCGGGCGAGGCGACGAGATCGGCGCCCTGGCGGAGGCCTTCGACCACATGCGCACCCGGCTGCGAGACTTCATGGACGAGATCCAGGCCTGGAACCGAGAGCTGGACAAGCGGGTTCGCGAGCGCACAGCGGCCCTCATGGCCGCCCAGGCCGAGGCCCAACAGGCGCGCGACTACCTGCAGGCGATCATCGACGGGCTGAGCGACGAACTGGTCGTGGTGGACAGGGACTTCCGTGTGCGCCTGGCCAACGCGGCCGTGCAGAAGCGATGGAATGGGCAAGAGCCGGTGCTCGGCCAGCGCTGTTGGGTTGTGAATCACGACGGCCGCCCCTGCCAGCCGCCGCACTGCGAGTGCCCCGTGCGAGAGGTCATGAAGAGCGGCAAACCCGTCCGGGTCACCCACTTCCACGAGCAAGGGGAAATGGAAGGTGAAGGGCGCTATGTGGATATCGTGGCCTCACCGCTGCACGACCATCGCGGCGATATGAGCGGGGTCATCGAGCTGCTGCGGGACGTGACGGAAGAGATGCGGATGAAGCAGGCGCTGGTCCGCCGCAACAAGGAGCTCTCCGCGCTCAATGCCATAGCCGCCATCGTCAGCCGATCCCTCGACCTGCAGGAGATCCTGGACATGGCCCTGGACAAGGTCCTGGAGCTGACGGATGTGGATGCAGGCGCCGTCTTCCTGAGGGAGGACGGCAACGACGATCTGGCGCTGGCGGCCCATCGCGGGCTCGGAGCCGCCGCCGCGGAAGCCCTGCGCCGGGAGTGGATCGACGCGAGCCGGACGGGCGCGATGGAAACGGATCGGCCAGTGGTGATGAGCCAACCGCCACGACCTCAGGGAGCCACCGAGGGGGATCTCGACTCCAACGGCCTGCGCTCCGTAGTGTACGTGCCCCTGATCGCGAAGGGAACGGCGTTGGGGATCATGTGTGTGGGCACACGCGAGCCTCGCGACCTCGCGAACGAGGTCGAGCTGCTGCGGGCCCTCGGCCGCCAGATCGCCGTGGGCGTGGAGAACGCGACTCTCTACGCGGACGTGCGACGGAAGGAGCAGATGCGCGGCGAGCTGCTCAAGAAGATCATCACCGCTCAGGAGGAGGAACGGAAGCGCATCGCCCGGGAGCTCCACGACGAGACCAGCCAGGCCCTGACCGCGATCGTCATGAACTGCGCGGCCCTGGAGCAGGTCATCCCGAAGGGGCTCGAGGACTTCAAGACCAAGCTGAGCGTCGTGCGCACTACGGCGGCCCGGAGCCTGCGGAACCTGCGCACGCTCATCTTTGACCTGCGCCCCGAGGCGCTGGACGACCTGGGCCTGGAGTTGGCGATCCGCGGCCACGCCAAGGAGCGACTGGAAGACGCGGGCATCCACACCCGGGTTCACGTGGTCAACCTGCCAGACCGCCTCCCATCGGAGGTGGAGACCACGGTCTTCCGCCTGGTCCAGGAGGGAATCGCCAACATCGTGCGACACGCCCAGGCCAGTGAGGCGCGCATCCACCTGGAGCTGGTGAACGGGCAC